The sequence below is a genomic window from Streptococcus oralis.
ATCCAGATGACGAATTGCCCATACAAACATGGGGAGGTAGGCTCTATTCCACAATTTCATCATTCGTTTTCCTAGAAAGCCCGAAGGGTTCTTTGATTGCTGAATGAGACGAGAAAACAGTAACATCAAAAGTAAAAAACAAGTAAAACCAATTATATAAATCAAAGTCGAGCCTCCTCGTATAGCTATATTATACCACTTTAGCAGGATAGTGAACATTTGAAGTAAAAAGCCACTCACTCCAAAGAGCAAGTGGTTCTTGTAATTTTACTTTTCAAGCAAGCTGAGCGCTTCAGCATCCGCAATAATAGTCACATCAGGGTGGTTTTGTAGGCTACTTGCTGGGAGGTTCTCAGTCACTGGGCCTGATACTGTTCCAGCAATGGCCTCTGCTTTCGACTCACCGTAAGCAAAGAGAATAATTGACTTGGCATCCAAGATGTTTTTAATCCCCATTGAGATGGCTTGAGTTGGAACGTCTTCAATCTTGTCAAAGAAGCGAGCATTGGCTTCGATAGTAGATTGATCAAGTTCTACTAGATGCGTTTGACTGTCAAATGAAGTGCCTGGTTCGTTAAAGCCGATATGTCCATTGCGTCCAATTCCTAAAATTTGGAGATCAACTGGATGATCAGCCAAAATTTGGTTGTAGCGTTCCACTTCAGCTTCAGCATTGTCCTTAATCCCACGGGGTAAGAAGCTTTCTTTAAATGGTTTTTGGTTGAATAAGTGTTCTTGCATAAAGTGGCGGTAAGACTGAGGATTGTCTCCGTCAAGTCCTACATACTCATCAAGGTTTACACTGGTTAGATTTGAGAAATCAAGGTCACTCTCAACGATTTCCTTGTAAAACTCAAGCGGGCTGCTCCCTGTCGCAAGTCCTAATGTTTGAGCACCATTGGCCAATTTTTCCTTCAAAATCTCAAAAGCAACTTTTCCACCTTCAACTTGATTTTCAACTTTAATAACTTTCATCTTTTCATCCTCCGTTTTAATCTATATTTATTATATGGTATAGACCAATTTATGTCAAGTGAAAACGATTTAATTTCTAAAAAAAGAGCGCCCAAACTTGAAACATGTTATAATGGATAAGATTAGAACTTAGAAAGAATGATGAAAAAAATGAATACAGCTGATTTTGATTTCCACTTACCTGAGGAATTGATTGCCCAAACACCACTTGAAAAACGAGATGCCTCTAAACTCCTCATCGTAAACCGAGAAACGGGAGAGTTTCAGGATAAACACTTCCACTCCATTATTGATATGTTGGAACCTGGCGATGCTCTTGTTATGAACGACACCCGTGTTCTCCCTGCTCGCCTTTATGGTCAAAAGGAAGAAACAGGAGGCCACGTGGAACTTCTCCTTCTCAAAAATACTGTTGGTGATGAGTGGGAAGTCCTAGCCAAACCTGCCAAACGCCTCAAGGTCGGTACTCGTGTCAACTTTGGCGATGGTCGCCTCAGCGCTGTAGTTACGGAAGAATTGACCCACGGAGGCCGTATTGTCCGCTTTGAATACCAAGGAATTTTCCTAGAAGTCTTGGAAAGTCTAGGAGAAATGCCATTACCGCCTTATATCCACGAAAAACTAGATGATCGTGAACGTTATCAAACCGTCTACGCTAAAGAAAGTGGCTCTGCTGCTGCACCAACTGCTGGATTGCACTTCACCAAAGAACTGCTCGCAGAAATCCAAGCCAAGGGTGTCCATTTGGTTTATTTGACCCTCCACGTTGGTTTAGGAACCTTTAGACCCGTTTCTGTTGACAATCTGGACGAACATGAGATGCACTCAGAGTTCTACCAACTTTCTGATGAAGCAGCAGCCACCCTTCGCTCTGTCAAGGAAAATGGTGGACGCGTTATCGCTGTTGGAACCACTTCTATCCGCACACTGGAAACCATCGGTTCCAAGTTTGATGGGCAAATCCAAGCAGATTCTGGTTGGACCAATATCTTTATCAAACCTGGATACGAATGGAAGGTTGTCGATGCTTTCTCAACCAACTTCCATCTACCAAAATCAACCCTCGTCATGCTAGTTTCTGCCTTTGCAGGTCGTGACTTAGTCTTAGATGCTTACCAGCACGCTATTCAAGAACACTACCGTTTCTTCAGTTTCGGTGATGCCATGTTTATCTATTAAAAATAGCTCCGCCATTTCTTTAGGATAGTTTATTCCTAAGAGATGACAGGGCTATTTCTGTTTAAAGTGTAATTTCTGGGGACTCAGAAGTTAGATGAACCAGTTTGCCTTGAACACCAAAGTAGTCCTTTACCAAGTCCTGTAATTCTTCCATGGCAACCCGAGCACGTCTTGCCTGTTCAGCATTGATCGCTTCAATCACTAAGACAGCATCTTTTGTCTCTTCTGTCAACATGGTTCTCTGGGCTTCACGCCAGTTTAAACAACGACAGACTGCTCCTTCATCATCGTAATAGATGATTTCTTCAGGTAAAGCAGGCGCATCGTTTTCAGCTCCTAGTGGAAAGAAAGGTTCTCCTCCCTTAGCCTGACCAAGATGAAGATTGCCTACAATCTTGTTCACATCCTCGCCACCACAGGGAACCGCATAAGATAGAGAGACACTATTGTAGATGTCTACCAAGGGATTGATGGGATTAAACTCTCTTCCCTGACTGACCCGCTTAAGTAGGGCTTCAATCGAAGAACGAGCACCTTTTTTCGTTTTGAACTTGCTGAAAGCCTGACGCCATTCTTGAATGACATCATTCTGAGTAAAATTCTCGTCCGAAATGAAATCCTCAGCTCGTTTAGCTCCCTTATCTAGCAAGGTTTTGAAATAGGGATCCTTGCTTTCATCAACTGTATTATCTAATCCCTTTACTACTAAAACGCTAATCTGTGCTTCTGGAAACAAGCCCCAAAATTCATTTTCAACGATAACTTTCATCTTTCACCTCTTATTATAAATAATTTCTTTTCTGGCCTTTTTTGACCATATCCCAATCACTTGTAATATTTTTTCTAACCCGAATTAGTAGGCTCTCCAGTTCCCTGGCTTCTTCCTTAGAAAATCCCTTTAAGGCTGAATTCTCCGAGTAGTGATGTTCAGCAAGGATAAAAGGATAAAGTGCCTCTCCTTTTTCAGTGACAAACCACTCTTTATTTTTCCGATTTGTACTGGTCATTCCTTGTTTTATTAACCCCTTTTCTTCCAGTTTTTTTACTGAACGAGCAACTGTCGAACGGTCAACCTTCAGTAAATCCGACAAGACTTCTTGAATGATTCCTGGGTTCTCCTTGATTCGCACCAAATAAAGATACTGACCACGAGCTAGGTCTATATCACGAAATTCGATATTGGCAATAGAGTCCAAGGCACGTGCTATAATTCCGATTTCGCGTAATAACGACATGTTTCCTCCTCTCGTATCTATGATGATAGAATAGCATATTTTTGTTGCAAATGCAATAAAAGACGCTTTGAAAACAAAGCGTCTTTTTTTATTCTTCATTTTTTAAAAAGAATGTGTTATCACGAAACTTTGGATCCTTCAAACTCTGCACACTGGCATTGATAACTGCTCCGATAATCAGAATCTTTGCGATGAGTATAAACCAGAACATCATCACCACCACGATAATGGAACTGAAAAATCGGACATCGACTAGATGGTTGACATAGTTATTGAAATAGACAGAAAAGATATTCAACAGAAAGACAAGCGTCAGCAAAACAAAGATACTACCAGGAAAAACGTAGCGAATACGAGGGACTCTGACATTTGGAAGGAAATAGTAGAGCATGACCAAGATGGCAAAGAGCAAGGCATAAATCAAAGGGCCTGTAAAGTCCTGTAGGTAATCAAAGAAAGGACTGTCTGATTGCCAGTAAGTTTTGAGCAGGTTGAGCAACATACGCCCAAACATACTCAAAAATAAGGCTAGGGCAAAAAGAATTTGCAAGCCAAAGCTGACGAGTAAACTCATCAATTGATGGGAGATAATACCTCGGCTCTTGGCCACTCCATAGGCCTTATTAAAAGCTTTTTGGAGGAAATCCATTGATTTCGAGAAGGTCCAAAGGGCAGACAAGACTGCAAAACTCAGCAAACCAGTCGATGGTTGAGTCAAGACTTCTCGGGCAATCTTTGCGACCACATCATAGACCGTATCCGGCACAAATTCCTTGATGGTGAGCAAAAAATTTGAAATCGGAATTTGAAAATAGGGCAAAATATTGACCACTATCATCAGCAAGGGGAAGATTGAAACCAACCAATAGTAGGCAACTGCAACACTGGTCAACTCACTATCAGATGCTTGATAATAATGCAAAAAAGCTTTCAATAAGGGCCTGTCCATCAGCTCTTTCCACCACTTTTTCATGTTGCGATCCTCCTAATACAAGTTGATTTTCTAAACTAATTTCTTCTGACTAATTCCATCATATCATAGGGTAGGGTATTTGCGGCTTCTTTTAGAGAATAATTCTCAAGATTATTGACATTTTGCCGTAATTTCTTGGCATACTTGGTTGTAATCAATTTCTTCTCTTCGAATTCAAAGATTAACTTACGTTCTAGGTAGTAACCTCTTAGCATTTCATCGATATTGTTTGGCTTGATGCGATTGATAACACGTTCGACAAAGGCACCACTACCGATAATGGCCGTCTCGCGCAGACGAGACTCTTGCATAAAACTAATCAGAGAACTCTTGTAAACCCCTTTGAGATTTTCCAAACTTTCGATAATCAACTCTGTATTTTCCAGATAGAGTTCGGATATTTGATCATAATCAATAGCTCGAAGGCGGCGTTGCTCCTTGTCATTCCAACTACGGAAGGTCTGACCAAGAGTCAGCAACTCATGAAGGAGAAAACGTAAGATACGGAGTGATACAAGGAAGTAATAAGTAAGACGAGATGCTACCTTACGATTGATACTCTGCTCCATATTTTTCAGATAGCGTTGATAAACTTGATAACCACGCTCACCGATTCTCCCTTCCTCGTAAGCCTGTTCCAAACCATCACTTTCGATACTCAAGATGAGGAGTTTTAAAGCCTCCCAGTCCTCTTGAGCTCTCTTATTTTCCTGACTAAGGATGAGGTTTTCAATCCGACCATGGTAATTGTCAATAGCTGCATACAGAGGAAGTTTGTTCTTGTGATGGTCTAGCTCTTTTTCTAATTCTGTAGCTACATCATTCAAAATCGCTATATGCATCAAGTGATCCTTGCTTTCCTCTTGTTCCTCAGATAAGTGAGGGAGAACCAGCAAACCCGTTAAAAAGCTCAATAGTGTAACGCCTGCTACTAGAAAAAGTAAGAGGGGATACTCCTGCTCTAGATTGCTTGGTATGAGAAGAATGGTTGCAATAGATACTGTTCCTTTTACACCAGAGAAGGTCAAAAGAAGCATATCCTTCATGTATTTACGGAGACTTTTCTTGAGGCGGCTTGTTCTCCAAACATAGAAGCCATAAATCATAACAAAGCGAATTGCAAAAAGTAAAAGTGTCAGCAAAACAACCGATACTAATAGTAGTAAGGGGTTATAAAGGGGATTGGTCAGGATAGGTTCTGCTATCATTTCCAATTCCATTCCCAAGATGACAAAGACAGAACCATTGAGCATAAAGGTCACGGTATGCCAAACAGTATCTGTAACAGTATCTACCTGAGCTTCGAGGAGTGTGATTTTTTTGAAACGACTGGCCTTCAAAATCCCTGCAACTACAACTGCGATAATCCCTGAAACATGGATTTCTTCAGCGATAAAGAAGGTCATGAGAGGTAAACTCAGTTCAAGCAAGAGTTCACTCGCTATATCAGTCGCTCGCACACTCAGTAAAAATGTATGCAAGAAACGATTGATCATTGCCGTCACAAAACCGACTGCAAAACCACCAAGGATCGAAAGCGCTAGGGAAGTCCCAGCTTGGCTGAGAGAAAAAGTTCCTGTTGTCCAAGCAGCAAGAGCCATCTGAAAGGCAACCAAACCAGAAGCGTCATTTAAGAGCCCTTCCCCTTTTAGGATATTGGAAACCCGTTTTGGAAAACGAAAACGTTCAGAAAGAGATGCAAAGGCAACCAAATCTGTTGGCCCAAGTGCCGCTCCAACTGCTAAACAGGCAGCTAAAGGAAGAGTCATCCAAAGGAAGTGAGCCATGCCCCCCAAGCTTAAGGTCGAGATAAAAATCACAGGAAAAATCAGAAAGACAACAATCCGCCAATGCTTCAAAATGGACGTAATATCCGCTTCTTCTGCCTCCCGGAAAAGTAAGGGACCAATAACCATGGCCAGAAACAGCTCTGTATTGAGATGAAAGTCCGTATCGGGAACAAATAAGCCAATCCCAATCCCCAAAAGGATTTGCACAAGAGGGAGGGGCAAAAAAGGCAAAAGTTTATTGGTCGTAGTTGAAACGATTAAGACTAATAAAAATAGAATCAGGTAAATTAGTAGTGTCATCTAGACCCTCCTTAGTCTTTTTTACAACAAAATTCAAACATCTCCTTCTGCTCTTGGATCTTCTGATCAATCTTGGAACAGTCTTTGTGCTCAATTTTTTTCTGACATCGTTCCATTTCAAGAGCCACTAATTTTTTCTTTATTTTAAGCATTTTCTTGCTCATATGTGCTTCGTCGAGCACTCCGACTGCTCGCTCGTGATGCGTTGACTCGACAAAATTTTGGCGCATAGCCTCTAATTTCTCACGTAGGTATTGCTTATCCATGTCTATATCTTTCTAATTTCTCAATCATAACTAAAAACGGGGGATTGTTGACTTGGTTGAGTGTCCGATAAATGGCAGCTGTATACTCTTGTTGGTTCAACTGGCTAACAAAATCCAAAACAGCATCCCTTTCAATGTCTCCTCCCTTATGACCATAGTAGATCATAATGGCAATCCTTCCACCCTTAACAAGCAAATGACAAAGCTTTTCAAGTGCTTCAATGGTAGTATGAGGTCGGGTGATAACGGATTTGTCAGCAGAAGGTAGATAACCCAGATTAAAAATCCCTGCCTTAGCTTCTGTCACAAATTGATCAAGTGTCTCATGGCCTTGCAAAATCAACTGAACATTCTCTAAACCTGCCTCATTTAAACGCTCTTGGGTTTTCTCCAAAGCCTGCTCCTGGATATCAAAGGCATAGACTTGCTTGGCTAGCTTGGCTAGAAAAAGGGTATCATGCCCATTGCCCATGGTCGCATCCACTACGATATCCTCTTTTGTCACAACTTCCGCCAAAAAATCATGTGCCATCTCAAGTGGTCTTTTCATTTTTAAACTCCTGTTTTACAGCCTTGCATCCTTGCACACTTCCACGACGGCGCATCTCAGTTTCAATAGCATTTAGCACTTCCCATTTATTGAGGCTCCACATGGGACCAATCAGCATATCTCTAGGCGCATCTCCCGTGATTCGGTGGATGACGATATGCTTGGGAATAATTTCCAGTTGGTCACAAATGACCTTGACATACTCATCCTGACTCATCAGTTGCAAGCGTCCTTCGTGGTAATCCCGCTGCATCCGTGTATTAGTCATGAGGTGAAGCAAGTGCAGCTTAATACCCTGAATATCATTATCTGTGACACAGCGACGGACATTTTCAATCATCATCTCATGAGTCTCACCGGGCAAACCATTGATCAAATGGGAAACAATCTCAATCTTGGGATATTTCCTCAAGCGTTTTACTGTTTCCACATACAATTCATAAGAATGGGCACGGTTAATCAAGTCAGATGTTGCTTCAAAGGTGGTCTGTAAGCCCAATTCTACCGTCACATGCATGCGTTCCGATAACTCAGCCAAATATTCGATGGTTTCGTCTGGTAAACAGTCTGGACGCGTTCCGATATTGATTCCTACTACACCTGGCTCATTGATAGCCTGCTCGTAACGTTCCCGAATCACCTCTACCTTTTCATGGGTGTTGGTAAAGTTTTGAAAATAAACCAGATACTTTTTAACATCTGGCCATTTGCGGTGCATAAAGTCAATTTCCTTATAAAATTGCTCACGGATAGGGGCATCCGGTGCCACGATGGCATCTCCAGAACCAGAAACCGTACAAAAAGTACAGCCCCCATGGGCTACAGTTCCATCCCGATTTGGACAGTCAAATCCCGCATCGATAGGAACTTTGAAAGTCTTTTCTCCAAAAAGTTTTCGATAATAATCATTCAAGGTATTATAAGATTTCATAACTTTCATTATAACAAAAAACACCTACAATCTCAAAAGCCTGACTTTCCAACAAATTCCCTTGTTTCTCATTTCCTTTAGCGTTTTTTTATGATACAATATGGGTATGATTTTAATGAAAATAGCAGCTACTTTATTGTTAGTATTAACCCTCGTGGTCTCCATCATTGTAACAAAACTTTTTAAACTGAAAAAACTAGGACTGAACTTTGCGGATGTAGCTTTTCCACTTTTGGTATTTGAGTATTACCTTATCACTGCTAAAGCCTTTACCCACAACTTTCTACCGCGACTTGGTGTTGCACTTTCTCTCCTAGCCATCCTCCTTGTAGTCTTTTTCCTCGTCAAAAAACGAAGTTTTTATTACCCTAAATTTATCAAATTCTTCTGGAGAGCCGGTTTTCTCCTAACTTTAGTCATGTATATCGCTATGATTATAGAGTTGATGATGCTCACATCCCAATAAATCCCTAGAACAATTGATTCTAGGGATTTTATTTTATAGAAATTTAAGTGTCAGCTAACCCAAACACTTAACAAAGAGCCATCATTTCTTTTAGTTGTAAATCTATGTTACTAAAATCGTTTAAATTTTGCTCGCAAGCGATCTGCTTGAGGTTGCCCAATAATCTTATCTAATAGATGGGTAGCAAGACTCATCAAACCATAGAGTCCTCCCCCGAGGCCTCCGATGAGGGCTACATAAAGGAAACTCCAGAAGCGTCCCGTTGGTTGGAAGAAAAATCCTAAAATCCACTGTAGGAAACCAACCAAAATAAACATGACCATGGTCAAAATCATAATCAAAATTGTCCGTTTTAAGATAATCTTACGACGTGCACCCGTCACCTGACAAATATCTCGGTACATCAGAACATTTGGAATGATGAGACCGATAGTCGTTGAGATCAAGGGACCATAACTATGGAAAATGGCAATAGCTGGTAACTGCAAGACTAACTTAGCAATTGATCCATAGACAAAGTAAAGAACTGCCTTGCGGTTTCGGAACATGGCCTGAAGCATGGGTGACAAGACCATGTACAAACCTAAAATAGTAGACTGCAAAACCGCAAAGACAAACAAGCCCATGGCCAGACTATCTGGCTTGCCATAAAAAACTGTATAGAGAGGCTCCCCTACCATGACGACTCCAACTGTTGCTGGTAAGAGAAACATAAAGAGCATGGTCATACTATCTTGAACTAGACGAGCAGCAGCTCTCAAATCACCTTTGACATAATTTTCCGTCAAAAGTGGCAAGCCGACACTTCCAATCGAGACACCAACAGAGATCAAAATCATGGTGATTTTATTAGGATTGGCTGAGAAATAAGAAAACATGACAACCAAGTCTTCATTGCTGTAGTTGGTAAACCAGGTCATGCTATTGATGAAGGTCATCTGGTCTAAAATCTGGAAGAGCTGGATGGCTGATCCTGTCAGGATAAAGGGAATGGCTTCCTTGATGGTATCAACCAAGAGTCGCTTGCTATTGATCTTATCTCGTGTTTCAAATACTTTTTGGAGCAGTCCCTCCTTGGAAAGAAAATAAATCAAGACTGCAAAACTAGCCACCATTCCCACAAAGGCAGCAAAGGTAGACTGAGTAACCGCTGATAAGTAATCACCAGAACCCATCTTCATGATAATAAAAGTAGCCAGCAACATCCAGATAACACGGATCACCTGCTCGGCGATTTGACTCATAGCATAGGGCTTAAGGTTGTTCATCCCTTGGAAGAATCCCCGGATAACACTCATAGACGGGAAAATCAAGACCGCCCAAGCCAAACTCTGCATGATAGGAATCAAGTCTTTCCCCACACCTGATAAGTCTGCTAACCAGGGAGAAAAGAGATACAAGACCAAGGCAAAGACTAGTCCCAAGCCCGTCATAAAGCCTAGAAAACTCCGAATCAAGGCAAAGCTATGCTCTTCTTCTCGCATAGTATTATACTTAGCCACTTGTTTGGCAACCGCAACCGGGATACCCGCTGTCGAAATCAGCAAGAACCAGGCGTAAATATTATAACCCATGGTAAAGAGTCCATTTGCCTTGGCAGCATAGGTCCCCATCCAGATATACCAGGGAATAATATAGATAGCCCCAAGGAGGCGACTAATAAAGTTACTAGCTGTTAGCCAAGCAGTCCCTCGCAACATCTGGGCTTGCTGGTGATTGTTTTCGTTAGACATAGCTTCCTCATTCAATTTTGATAACTAGGAAATTTTCCTCATCTTCCATTATAAACTTTTCCTTGTTACTTGTAAAATTCGGGCTTGAAGTTTATAATAGAAAGTATGATTAAGATTGAAACCGTATTAGATATACTAAAGAAAGATGGCCTTTTTCGTGAGATTATTGACCAAGGTTATTACCACTACAACTACAGTGAAGTTGTTTTTGATAGTATCAGTTACGACAGTCGTAAAGTTAAAGAACAGAGCCTATTTTTCGTTAAGGGAGCTTCTTTTAAAAAAGAATTCCTTACCTCTGCTATTACACATGGTCTCGGATGGTATATAGCTGAGCAAGACTACGAAGTTGGTATTCCTGTCATCGTTGTGAACGATATCAAAAAAGCCATGAGTTTAATTGCGATGGAATTCTATGGCAATCCACAAAAAAAACTCAAAATTCTCGCTTTCACAGGGACCAAAGGA
It includes:
- a CDS encoding glucosamine-6-phosphate deaminase, with the protein product MKVIKVENQVEGGKVAFEILKEKLANGAQTLGLATGSSPLEFYKEIVESDLDFSNLTSVNLDEYVGLDGDNPQSYRHFMQEHLFNQKPFKESFLPRGIKDNAEAEVERYNQILADHPVDLQILGIGRNGHIGFNEPGTSFDSQTHLVELDQSTIEANARFFDKIEDVPTQAISMGIKNILDAKSIILFAYGESKAEAIAGTVSGPVTENLPASSLQNHPDVTIIADAEALSLLEK
- the queA gene encoding tRNA preQ1(34) S-adenosylmethionine ribosyltransferase-isomerase QueA, coding for MNTADFDFHLPEELIAQTPLEKRDASKLLIVNRETGEFQDKHFHSIIDMLEPGDALVMNDTRVLPARLYGQKEETGGHVELLLLKNTVGDEWEVLAKPAKRLKVGTRVNFGDGRLSAVVTEELTHGGRIVRFEYQGIFLEVLESLGEMPLPPYIHEKLDDRERYQTVYAKESGSAAAPTAGLHFTKELLAEIQAKGVHLVYLTLHVGLGTFRPVSVDNLDEHEMHSEFYQLSDEAAATLRSVKENGGRVIAVGTTSIRTLETIGSKFDGQIQADSGWTNIFIKPGYEWKVVDAFSTNFHLPKSTLVMLVSAFAGRDLVLDAYQHAIQEHYRFFSFGDAMFIY
- a CDS encoding B3/4 domain-containing protein gives rise to the protein MKVIVENEFWGLFPEAQISVLVVKGLDNTVDESKDPYFKTLLDKGAKRAEDFISDENFTQNDVIQEWRQAFSKFKTKKGARSSIEALLKRVSQGREFNPINPLVDIYNSVSLSYAVPCGGEDVNKIVGNLHLGQAKGGEPFFPLGAENDAPALPEEIIYYDDEGAVCRCLNWREAQRTMLTEETKDAVLVIEAINAEQARRARVAMEELQDLVKDYFGVQGKLVHLTSESPEITL
- a CDS encoding MarR family winged helix-turn-helix transcriptional regulator, giving the protein MSLLREIGIIARALDSIANIEFRDIDLARGQYLYLVRIKENPGIIQEVLSDLLKVDRSTVARSVKKLEEKGLIKQGMTSTNRKNKEWFVTEKGEALYPFILAEHHYSENSALKGFSKEEARELESLLIRVRKNITSDWDMVKKGQKRNYL
- a CDS encoding YihY/virulence factor BrkB family protein; amino-acid sequence: MKKWWKELMDRPLLKAFLHYYQASDSELTSVAVAYYWLVSIFPLLMIVVNILPYFQIPISNFLLTIKEFVPDTVYDVVAKIAREVLTQPSTGLLSFAVLSALWTFSKSMDFLQKAFNKAYGVAKSRGIISHQLMSLLVSFGLQILFALALFLSMFGRMLLNLLKTYWQSDSPFFDYLQDFTGPLIYALLFAILVMLYYFLPNVRVPRIRYVFPGSIFVLLTLVFLLNIFSVYFNNYVNHLVDVRFFSSIIVVVMMFWFILIAKILIIGAVINASVQSLKDPKFRDNTFFLKNEE
- a CDS encoding cation:proton antiporter, yielding MTLLIYLILFLLVLIVSTTTNKLLPFLPLPLVQILLGIGIGLFVPDTDFHLNTELFLAMVIGPLLFREAEEADITSILKHWRIVVFLIFPVIFISTLSLGGMAHFLWMTLPLAACLAVGAALGPTDLVAFASLSERFRFPKRVSNILKGEGLLNDASGLVAFQMALAAWTTGTFSLSQAGTSLALSILGGFAVGFVTAMINRFLHTFLLSVRATDIASELLLELSLPLMTFFIAEEIHVSGIIAVVVAGILKASRFKKITLLEAQVDTVTDTVWHTVTFMLNGSVFVILGMELEMIAEPILTNPLYNPLLLLVSVVLLTLLLFAIRFVMIYGFYVWRTSRLKKSLRKYMKDMLLLTFSGVKGTVSIATILLIPSNLEQEYPLLLFLVAGVTLLSFLTGLLVLPHLSEEQEESKDHLMHIAILNDVATELEKELDHHKNKLPLYAAIDNYHGRIENLILSQENKRAQEDWEALKLLILSIESDGLEQAYEEGRIGERGYQVYQRYLKNMEQSINRKVASRLTYYFLVSLRILRFLLHELLTLGQTFRSWNDKEQRRLRAIDYDQISELYLENTELIIESLENLKGVYKSSLISFMQESRLRETAIIGSGAFVERVINRIKPNNIDEMLRGYYLERKLIFEFEEKKLITTKYAKKLRQNVNNLENYSLKEAANTLPYDMMELVRRN
- a CDS encoding tRNA (mnm(5)s(2)U34)-methyltransferase — protein: MKRPLEMAHDFLAEVVTKEDIVVDATMGNGHDTLFLAKLAKQVYAFDIQEQALEKTQERLNEAGLENVQLILQGHETLDQFVTEAKAGIFNLGYLPSADKSVITRPHTTIEALEKLCHLLVKGGRIAIMIYYGHKGGDIERDAVLDFVSQLNQQEYTAAIYRTLNQVNNPPFLVMIEKLERYRHG
- a CDS encoding TIGR01212 family radical SAM protein (This family includes YhcC from E. coli K-12, an uncharacterized radical SAM protein.), which codes for MKVMKSYNTLNDYYRKLFGEKTFKVPIDAGFDCPNRDGTVAHGGCTFCTVSGSGDAIVAPDAPIREQFYKEIDFMHRKWPDVKKYLVYFQNFTNTHEKVEVIRERYEQAINEPGVVGINIGTRPDCLPDETIEYLAELSERMHVTVELGLQTTFEATSDLINRAHSYELYVETVKRLRKYPKIEIVSHLINGLPGETHEMMIENVRRCVTDNDIQGIKLHLLHLMTNTRMQRDYHEGRLQLMSQDEYVKVICDQLEIIPKHIVIHRITGDAPRDMLIGPMWSLNKWEVLNAIETEMRRRGSVQGCKAVKQEFKNEKTT
- a CDS encoding DUF3397 domain-containing protein, which gives rise to MGMILMKIAATLLLVLTLVVSIIVTKLFKLKKLGLNFADVAFPLLVFEYYLITAKAFTHNFLPRLGVALSLLAILLVVFFLVKKRSFYYPKFIKFFWRAGFLLTLVMYIAMIIELMMLTSQ
- a CDS encoding putative polysaccharide biosynthesis protein: MSNENNHQQAQMLRGTAWLTASNFISRLLGAIYIIPWYIWMGTYAAKANGLFTMGYNIYAWFLLISTAGIPVAVAKQVAKYNTMREEEHSFALIRSFLGFMTGLGLVFALVLYLFSPWLADLSGVGKDLIPIMQSLAWAVLIFPSMSVIRGFFQGMNNLKPYAMSQIAEQVIRVIWMLLATFIIMKMGSGDYLSAVTQSTFAAFVGMVASFAVLIYFLSKEGLLQKVFETRDKINSKRLLVDTIKEAIPFILTGSAIQLFQILDQMTFINSMTWFTNYSNEDLVVMFSYFSANPNKITMILISVGVSIGSVGLPLLTENYVKGDLRAAARLVQDSMTMLFMFLLPATVGVVMVGEPLYTVFYGKPDSLAMGLFVFAVLQSTILGLYMVLSPMLQAMFRNRKAVLYFVYGSIAKLVLQLPAIAIFHSYGPLISTTIGLIIPNVLMYRDICQVTGARRKIILKRTILIMILTMVMFILVGFLQWILGFFFQPTGRFWSFLYVALIGGLGGGLYGLMSLATHLLDKIIGQPQADRLRAKFKRF